From one Rattus norvegicus strain BN/NHsdMcwi chromosome 7, GRCr8, whole genome shotgun sequence genomic stretch:
- the Pnpla5 gene encoding patatin-like phospholipase domain-containing protein 5, with product MLQRSTKAEESAVPRPKRPIMDFLEVEGGWSLSFSGSGYLGLYHVGATECLRQRAPRLIQGARRFYGSSSGALNALSIICGKSADFTCSNLLAMVKHVERLSLGIFHPAYGPIEHIKKKLQDDLPDNSHIVASQRLGISLTRWPDGQNFIVTDFATRDELIQALVCTLYFPFYCGTIPPAFRGERFIDGALSNNLPFSNCPTTITVSPFNGTVDICPQSTSSSLFELTAFNASFQISTRNFFLGFKSLFPPKPEVVADYCRQGYLDALRFLERRGLTKEPVLWSLVSKEPPALVEGPRGTDHNQGQEAGLIVRWDIPNVLVKDVPNFELLSPELEAALKKACKRDFWAQIQCSVPGKVLTYLLLPCTLPFEYAYFRSRRLMQWLPEVPDDLYWMQGLLKTTTLKVYSMAKSWLLSLGSPLVTSADAGLLWQQQGTAAAGNRPLNHRLADCALG from the exons ATGCTCCAGCGCAGCACCAAGGCTGAGGAGTCTGCAGTCCCGCGTCCCAAGCGCCCAATTATGGACTTCCTGGAGGTAGAGGGCGGTTGGAGCCTGTCCTTCTCAGGCTCTGGCTACCTGGGCCTCTACCACGTGGGTGCCACCGAGTGTCTGCGCCAGCGCGCGCCGCGCCTCATCCAGGGTGCCCGCCGTTTCTACGGCTCTTCCTCGGGCGCGCTCAACGCCCTGAGCATCATCTGTGGCAAGTCCGCAG ACTTCACCTGCTCCAATCTCCTGGCCATGGTGAAACACGTGGAGCGGCTGAGCCTGGGCATCTTCCATCCGGCCTATGGACCCATTGAGCACATCAAGAAAAAGCTGCAAGACGACTTACCCGACAACAGCCATATTGTGGCCTCCCAGAGGCTGGGCATCTCCCTGACCCGATGGCCTGATGGTCAGAACTTCATAGTCACTGATTTTGCCACTCGGGATGAACTCATCCAG GCTCTGGTCTGCACCTTGTATTTTCCCTTTTACTGTGGGACGATACCCCCGGCATTCAGAGGGGAG CGCTTCATTGACGGGGCCCTGAGCAACAACCTGCCCTTCTCCAACTGTCCTACCACCATCACCGTCTCTCCTTTCAACGGGACAGTGGACATCTGTCCCCAGAGCACCTCATCCAGCCTTTTTGAGCTAACTGCCTTCAATGCCAGTTTCCAGATCTCTACCAGGAACTTCTTTCTGGGGTTCAAATCCCTGTTTCCCCCCAAGCCTGAG GTGGTGGCTGACTATTGCAGACAAGGTTACCTGGATGCCCTGAGGTTCTTGGAGAGACGGG GACTTACCAAGGAGCCAGTGCTGTGGTCGCTGGTTTCTAAGGAGCCTCCAGCCCTCGTGGAGGGGCCCAGGGGAACTGACCATAACCAGGGTCAGGAGGCTGGTCTGATTGTCAGGTGGGACATCCCCAATGTGCTGGTAAAGGACGTGCCCAACTTCGAGCTGCTGTCACCGGAGCTGGAGGCTG CATTGAAAAAGGCATGCAAGAGAGACTTCTGGGCCCAAATCCAGTGTTCAGTGCCAGGGAAGGTGCTGACCTACCTGCTTTTGCCCTGTACGCTGCCCTTTGAGTATGCCTATTTCCGGAGCAGGAG GCTGATGCAATGGTTGCCGGAGGTGCCAGATGACTTGTATTGGATGCAGGGCCTACTGAAGACTACCACCCTCAAGGTCTACTCCATGGCGAAGTCATGGCTTCTCAGCTTGGGCAG CCCACTTGTCACCAGTGCAGACGCTGGTCTCCTCTGGCAGCAGCAGGGGACAGCTGCTGCTGGGAACAGGCCCTTGAACCACAGGTTGGCGGATTGTGCACTGGGCTAG